TGGGATGGTCCCACACCAAAGTGTCGGGGAGTTCCCGCTCCAGCCATTCTTCAAGGTCGCCCGAAAGCATGACGGCTTCGATGGAAGAGAGCCCGAATTCGGTCAGGTCACGCTGGCGCTCCACCTCCTCGGGCTCGATGTCCATGATCTCGGCCAGCTTGGCCGCGATCCATTCTTCGACCTGGTCTTGGCTTGGGGCCGCGGTAGCGCTTGGCG
This is a stretch of genomic DNA from Acidobacteriota bacterium. It encodes these proteins:
- a CDS encoding acyl carrier protein; translated protein: MSPSATAAPSQDQVEEWIAAKLAEIMDIEPEEVERQRDLTEFGLSSIEAVMLSGDLEEWLERELPDTLVWDHPTVRAIAQFVASAEDD